A genomic region of Myxosarcina sp. GI1 contains the following coding sequences:
- a CDS encoding formylglycine-generating enzyme family protein, with the protein MKRRNFFKLTSYGGAGLTTAVCGSRALATAPSSNLNLPSFDFATIKIDRQGQIEQQTYHQANLYTESLGNYQTLAMVAIPEGKFLMGSSTKEKFSSDRERPQHQVRVPKFLLGKYSVTQAQWRTVANLPQVKRQLNPNPSHFQGDRLPVECVSWLDAVEFCDRLTQYTGKPYRLPSEAEWEYACRANTQTPFSYGDTVTGNLADYASTFAYASETGIPYRHQTTEVGSFMPNAFGLYDLHGNVREWCADVWHENYRGAPSNGKAWATGGKSECRILRGGSWANKPSHCRSAHRSGYPADSLNRAIGFRVAMNI; encoded by the coding sequence ATGAAAAGACGTAACTTTTTTAAACTAACGAGTTATGGTGGAGCAGGTTTGACAACGGCGGTTTGTGGAAGTCGTGCTTTAGCTACTGCCCCTAGTTCAAATTTGAATTTGCCCTCCTTCGATTTTGCAACCATTAAAATCGATCGCCAGGGACAGATCGAGCAACAGACCTATCATCAAGCTAATCTTTATACCGAAAGCTTGGGAAACTATCAAACTCTGGCTATGGTGGCGATTCCAGAGGGCAAATTTCTCATGGGTTCATCTACCAAAGAAAAATTCAGCAGCGATCGCGAACGTCCTCAACATCAGGTTCGAGTACCAAAATTTTTGTTAGGTAAGTATTCCGTAACACAGGCACAATGGCGCACTGTAGCTAATTTGCCCCAGGTAAAACGGCAACTAAACCCCAATCCCTCACATTTCCAAGGCGATCGCCTGCCTGTAGAATGTGTTTCCTGGTTAGACGCAGTAGAGTTTTGCGATCGCCTAACTCAATATACTGGCAAACCATACCGCTTACCGAGCGAAGCAGAGTGGGAATATGCTTGTAGAGCAAATACTCAAACTCCTTTTAGTTATGGCGATACCGTCACTGGAAACTTAGCCGACTATGCCAGCACCTTTGCTTATGCCTCAGAAACAGGGATTCCCTATCGCCATCAAACCACTGAAGTAGGTAGCTTTATGCCCAATGCTTTTGGTTTATATGACCTACACGGCAATGTCAGAGAGTGGTGTGCCGATGTTTGGCACGAAAACTATCGCGGCGCACCAAGTAACGGTAAAGCTTGGGCAACAGGCGGTAAATCGGAATGTCGTATTCTACGGGGTGGTTCTTGGGCAAACAAACCATCTCACTGTCGTTCGGCGCATCGTTCGGGTTATCCAGCAGATTCTTTAAATCGAGCGATCGGGTTTCGTGTTGCAATGAATATTTAA
- the nthB gene encoding nitrile hydratase subunit beta translates to MKLQHNLAGLEGLGEIDFQKRVFVVPWEERIFGIHVAMMGLSNHLEAVAIPDYSMSNVPTAFDSTWTWGHLRMGAEAMNPFDYFKYRYYEKWLGGISGFFIDEGYITEEELDAKTALYLEDGNLGNAPLPQKQAVAIDEQVIKYLREGDSPQRNVEVTPKFAVGDKIRVKDTPPTDHTRLPGNLRGKIGTIDVVYDAPYTYFFSTTDGLGEPMPVYNVKFEATALWGEMAEPNNVYYNDLFETYLEAA, encoded by the coding sequence ATGAAACTACAGCACAATCTAGCAGGACTAGAAGGTCTAGGAGAAATCGATTTTCAAAAGCGAGTGTTTGTCGTTCCCTGGGAAGAACGAATTTTTGGCATTCACGTCGCGATGATGGGTTTGAGTAACCATCTAGAAGCAGTCGCCATACCAGATTACTCTATGAGTAATGTACCTACTGCTTTTGACAGTACCTGGACTTGGGGTCATCTACGCATGGGTGCTGAGGCAATGAACCCCTTTGACTATTTTAAATATCGCTATTACGAGAAATGGTTGGGGGGTATATCTGGCTTTTTTATTGATGAAGGCTATATTACCGAAGAAGAACTGGATGCCAAAACTGCACTATATCTGGAAGATGGAAATTTAGGCAATGCACCCTTACCGCAAAAACAAGCCGTAGCGATTGACGAACAGGTGATTAAATATCTGCGTGAAGGAGATTCTCCCCAGAGAAATGTAGAAGTTACGCCAAAATTTGCGGTAGGAGACAAAATTCGCGTAAAAGATACTCCACCTACAGATCACACTCGCTTACCAGGAAACTTACGGGGCAAAATCGGCACCATCGATGTCGTTTACGACGCACCCTATACTTATTTTTTCTCTACTACCGATGGTTTGGGCGAACCAATGCCAGTCTATAACGTCAAGTTTGAAGCCACCGCGTTGTGGGGAGAAATGGCAGAACCAAATAACGTTTACTACAACGATTTATTTGAAACCTATTTGGAAGCAGCATAA
- the nthA gene encoding nitrile hydratase subunit alpha: MTEYNGFSYDSDREIYSAARVRALESLLIEKGIISGETVDKVLNYFETEMGPFNGAKIVAKAWTNPEFKASLLENCNAAVSNIGLPPGMSGAEGEHMKIVENTPEVHNLIICTLCSCYPWPTLGLPPYWYKDPTFRARAAREPRAVLKEFGVDLGDDVTIHVWDSSAQIRWFVLPQRPTGTEGMSEAELAALVTPEAMMGVALVESPSA; this comes from the coding sequence ATGACCGAGTACAACGGCTTTAGTTACGATAGCGATCGCGAAATTTATAGTGCCGCTCGCGTTCGCGCTTTAGAATCTCTGTTAATTGAAAAAGGCATTATCTCTGGTGAAACCGTCGATAAAGTTCTCAACTACTTTGAGACGGAAATGGGACCCTTCAACGGAGCAAAAATTGTGGCAAAAGCCTGGACTAACCCCGAATTTAAAGCCAGTCTCTTAGAGAACTGTAACGCAGCGGTTTCTAACATCGGTTTGCCGCCTGGAATGTCTGGTGCCGAAGGGGAACACATGAAAATAGTCGAAAACACTCCCGAAGTCCATAACCTGATTATCTGTACTCTTTGTTCCTGCTATCCATGGCCCACCTTGGGTTTACCCCCGTATTGGTATAAAGATCCTACCTTTCGCGCTAGAGCCGCTAGAGAGCCAAGAGCCGTACTCAAAGAATTTGGCGTGGATTTAGGCGACGATGTAACAATTCACGTCTGGGATAGTAGCGCGCAGATTCGCTGGTTTGTCTTGCCCCAAAGACCTACTGGTACGGAAGGCATGAGCGAAGCAGAATTAGCCGCTTTAGTTACCCCAGAAGCGATGATGGGTGTAGCTTTAGTTGAATCGCCCTCAGCATAG
- a CDS encoding nitrile hydratase accessory protein: protein MQLKFEHFAATTLMGSEESPPRNNGELKFDRDWEGLAFGMALALAKQGHYEWEDFRQELIASIAEWESKHDRNDPSWDYYQRWLEALEQMAIEAELIDPAELERRTNEIIHCQHHETK, encoded by the coding sequence ATGCAACTAAAATTCGAGCATTTTGCCGCAACTACTCTAATGGGTAGCGAAGAATCACCACCCAGAAACAATGGCGAACTCAAGTTCGATCGCGACTGGGAAGGTTTGGCTTTCGGTATGGCACTGGCTTTAGCCAAACAAGGTCACTATGAATGGGAAGACTTTCGCCAAGAATTAATTGCTTCGATCGCCGAATGGGAGTCAAAACACGATCGCAACGATCCGAGTTGGGATTACTATCAGCGTTGGTTAGAGGCTTTAGAACAAATGGCAATTGAGGCAGAACTAATTGACCCTGCCGAATTAGAACGACGCACCAATGAGATAATTCATTGTCAGCATCATGAGACGAAGTAA
- a CDS encoding GTP-binding protein: MRRSNRLTERTSSALKRRRRLLNKIPVTVLTGYLGAGKTTLLNYILTQKHGQKIAVIVNEFGEIGIDNQLVIDADEEILEMNNGCICCTVRGDLIRLIGKLLEHRDRFDCIVIETTGLADPAPVIQSFFVDEILYKQTQLDAIVTVVDAKHIQVHWDSDEAQEQIAFADVILLNKTDLVTVEVVRELTNKIRSMNAIAQFHPTQNCNIDINSILNRQAFDLKNALAIDPQFLEEDAHQHDESVGSIAISHTGVVNSERLNRWLYQLVQAIGQDIFRMKGILNVDDEDRRFVFQGVHMTLDGRPGKPWKPDEIKTNELVFIGRNLNESQLREGFLTCLV; the protein is encoded by the coding sequence ATGAGACGAAGTAATCGACTTACGGAGCGCACAAGCTCCGCCTTAAAAAGACGGAGACGGCTCCTTAACAAAATACCCGTAACCGTCCTGACGGGATATTTAGGAGCGGGTAAAACCACTTTGCTAAATTACATCCTGACACAAAAGCACGGTCAGAAAATAGCGGTCATCGTTAATGAGTTTGGCGAAATTGGGATCGACAATCAGTTAGTTATCGATGCCGACGAAGAAATCTTGGAAATGAACAACGGCTGCATCTGCTGTACCGTAAGGGGCGATTTGATTCGTTTGATAGGTAAATTGTTAGAACATCGCGACCGTTTCGACTGTATAGTAATTGAAACCACTGGGCTTGCCGACCCCGCACCAGTAATTCAATCTTTTTTTGTCGATGAAATTTTATATAAACAAACCCAATTAGATGCTATTGTTACCGTGGTCGATGCCAAACATATACAAGTCCATTGGGATAGCGATGAAGCACAGGAACAAATTGCTTTTGCCGATGTAATTTTACTCAATAAAACAGACTTAGTTACAGTCGAAGTAGTAAGAGAATTAACTAATAAGATTCGCAGTATGAATGCGATCGCGCAATTTCACCCTACCCAAAACTGCAACATCGACATTAATTCAATTTTGAACAGACAAGCATTCGATCTCAAAAACGCTCTGGCGATCGATCCCCAATTTCTAGAAGAAGACGCACACCAACACGATGAATCGGTTGGTTCTATTGCCATCAGCCATACAGGTGTAGTCAATAGCGAACGGTTAAATCGCTGGCTTTACCAATTAGTACAGGCGATCGGACAGGATATTTTTCGCATGAAAGGTATCCTCAACGTTGATGATGAAGACCGACGCTTTGTCTTTCAGGGTGTACACATGACATTGGATGGTAGACCAGGAAAACCCTGGAAACCAGATGAAATCAAAACCAACGAACTAGTATTTATCGGACGCAACCTCAACGAGTCCCAACTGAGAGAAGGCTTTCTAACTTGTTTAGTTTAA
- a CDS encoding HupE/UreJ family protein: MKTAKHNSLLRNLVIATAIVGVEFAIAAPAFAHHPLGGRMPANFFEGIISGLGHPMIGLDHLAFIIASGLMAVAIAGGIIVPVAFVVATGLGAGIHLSAIDLPIPEIVIAASVVLFGVLLVMQNARRPTDNHTITIAGLAALAGIFHGYAYGEGILGAEPTPLVAYLIGFSVIQLAISLGIYLVVSKAVGRVSLKHLTRFAGGAIAAVGIVFLSTAILNYLSYV, encoded by the coding sequence ATGAAAACAGCAAAACATAACTCACTATTACGCAATCTAGTAATCGCTACCGCGATCGTCGGTGTCGAATTTGCGATCGCCGCACCCGCTTTTGCCCATCATCCCCTCGGTGGCAGAATGCCCGCCAATTTTTTTGAAGGCATCATATCTGGCTTGGGACACCCGATGATTGGCTTAGACCATTTAGCTTTTATCATTGCTAGCGGTTTGATGGCGGTGGCAATAGCTGGTGGAATTATAGTTCCAGTGGCTTTTGTAGTTGCTACGGGACTCGGTGCGGGAATTCATTTAAGCGCGATCGATTTACCCATTCCCGAAATAGTTATTGCTGCTTCTGTAGTGCTGTTTGGAGTGTTACTCGTTATGCAAAACGCTCGCAGACCAACTGATAACCACACCATAACTATAGCTGGACTAGCGGCACTAGCTGGTATATTTCACGGTTACGCCTACGGAGAAGGCATTTTGGGCGCGGAACCCACTCCTTTAGTAGCGTATCTCATTGGTTTTAGCGTAATTCAATTGGCAATTTCTCTGGGAATATATTTGGTTGTTAGTAAAGCAGTCGGTCGCGTATCTCTCAAACATCTTACTCGTTTTGCTGGTGGCGCGATCGCTGCGGTCGGTATCGTGTTTCTTTCTACGGCAATTTTAAATTATCTATCGTATGTATAG
- a CDS encoding WD40 repeat domain-containing protein, whose product MAIASAGGELALWQEDTIDLLASDTNYSLDCVGFSADGQWLTTAGQAGEVKIWHLATSAKFELTTTLDGGTAWIDSLAWHPQKNLLAFAVNRQIKIWDAETKEIIASLNFDVSSVFSLAWHPQGNLLAASGHGGVKVWQSSDWQEKPYLLEVPGASLDCAWSFDGKYLASGNLDRTISILRWDNPPPWLMQGFPGKVSQVAWSQDRLQPLLAASCQEGIVVWQFNQTAKNWQSHILPHQKTVRAIAFSPDSSLLASTGDDGCINLWQQGKKLVQTLKGVAQGFSSLTWHPTGTHLAAGGQNGEVIIYQQSFASKGFG is encoded by the coding sequence TTGGCGATCGCATCTGCTGGCGGAGAATTGGCTTTATGGCAAGAAGACACTATAGATTTACTTGCTTCAGATACTAATTATTCTTTGGACTGTGTAGGTTTTTCTGCCGATGGACAATGGTTGACAACGGCAGGACAAGCAGGAGAAGTAAAAATTTGGCATTTAGCAACTTCTGCTAAATTTGAATTAACTACTACTCTCGATGGCGGTACCGCCTGGATCGACTCCCTTGCTTGGCATCCCCAAAAGAATCTTTTAGCTTTTGCTGTTAATCGCCAAATAAAAATTTGGGATGCTGAAACTAAAGAAATAATTGCCAGTCTCAATTTTGATGTTTCTTCAGTCTTTAGTTTGGCTTGGCATCCTCAAGGAAACTTACTCGCCGCTAGCGGACACGGTGGGGTAAAAGTTTGGCAGAGTAGTGACTGGCAAGAAAAACCATATCTGCTAGAAGTTCCTGGTGCTAGCCTCGACTGTGCCTGGTCTTTTGACGGCAAGTATTTAGCTTCAGGCAATCTCGATCGCACGATTTCTATACTCCGTTGGGATAATCCTCCTCCCTGGTTGATGCAGGGGTTTCCTGGTAAAGTCAGTCAGGTAGCCTGGTCACAAGATCGACTTCAACCATTATTAGCAGCATCTTGTCAGGAGGGAATTGTTGTCTGGCAGTTTAACCAAACAGCAAAAAATTGGCAGAGTCATATCTTACCACATCAAAAAACGGTACGGGCGATCGCTTTTTCACCTGATTCTTCACTGCTGGCTTCTACTGGCGATGATGGCTGTATTAATCTGTGGCAACAGGGCAAAAAACTTGTCCAAACACTAAAAGGAGTTGCTCAAGGTTTTTCCAGTTTAACCTGGCATCCTACAGGCACACATTTGGCAGCAGGAGGACAGAATGGAGAAGTAATAATTTATCAACAATCTTTTGCTAGTAAAGGATTTGGTTGA
- a CDS encoding GTP-binding protein, which produces MIATIEKKSVPVTVLTGYLGAGKTTLLNRILTYEHGKKVAVIVNEFGEVGIDNQLVIDADEEIFEMNNGCICCTVRGDLIRIIGNLMRRRDKFDHLVIETTGLADPAPVIQTFFVDEEIQTQLNLDAVVTVVDAKHIQDHWDSDEAQEQIAFANVILLNKIDLVTPKELEQLEQKIRSMNGMVKIYRTQNSAIAMDSVLGVKAFDLEQALEIEPELLVEDAHEHDESVGSFAIVEPGEVDLEKLNKWLTELLQTQGPNIFRMKGILNVAGENNRFVFQGVHMIFDGRPDRPWQPEESCKNELVFIGRNLNAERLRQNFKSCLV; this is translated from the coding sequence ATGATTGCAACTATAGAAAAAAAATCCGTACCAGTTACCGTTTTGACTGGTTATCTTGGTGCGGGTAAAACTACATTATTAAATCGCATTTTAACTTACGAACACGGCAAAAAGGTGGCAGTAATCGTCAATGAATTTGGCGAGGTTGGCATCGACAATCAGCTAGTTATTGATGCCGATGAAGAAATCTTTGAAATGAATAATGGCTGTATCTGCTGTACGGTGAGAGGCGATTTAATTCGGATTATTGGTAACTTGATGCGACGGCGCGATAAGTTCGACCACTTAGTTATCGAAACCACAGGACTTGCCGACCCCGCACCAGTAATTCAAACCTTTTTTGTCGATGAAGAAATTCAAACTCAATTAAATTTAGATGCGGTAGTTACCGTCGTCGATGCCAAACACATCCAAGATCATTGGGACAGCGACGAAGCACAGGAACAAATTGCTTTTGCCAACGTAATTTTGCTCAATAAAATCGACTTAGTTACTCCAAAAGAATTAGAACAATTAGAGCAAAAAATTCGTTCGATGAACGGGATGGTAAAAATCTATCGTACCCAAAATTCGGCGATCGCAATGGATTCCGTACTTGGAGTTAAAGCCTTCGATTTAGAACAAGCCTTAGAAATCGAACCAGAACTACTAGTAGAAGACGCACACGAACACGATGAATCTGTTGGATCTTTTGCGATTGTCGAACCTGGAGAAGTAGATCTCGAAAAATTAAATAAGTGGCTAACCGAGTTACTGCAAACTCAAGGACCAAATATCTTCCGCATGAAAGGCATTCTCAATGTTGCAGGAGAAAACAACCGCTTTGTCTTTCAAGGAGTCCACATGATTTTTGACGGCAGACCAGATCGACCTTGGCAACCAGAAGAATCTTGTAAAAACGAACTAGTATTTATCGGTCGCAATCTCAATGCCGAACGGCTGCGCCAAAATTTCAAATCTTGTCTAGTTTAA
- a CDS encoding nuclear transport factor 2 family protein: METKPPLPPFTLETAKAKVQGAEDAWNTRNPEKVALAYTVDSQWRNRAEFINGREEIIAFLKRKWAKELDYRLEKRLWSFMDNRISVCFEYEWHDDGGFWYRAYGNENWEFAENGLMKRREASINDVPIKESERKFLWERKP; the protein is encoded by the coding sequence ATGGAAACCAAACCGCCACTACCACCATTTACCTTAGAAACCGCTAAAGCCAAAGTCCAAGGTGCGGAAGATGCCTGGAATACTCGCAACCCCGAAAAAGTGGCATTAGCATATACTGTTGATTCTCAATGGCGCAATCGTGCCGAGTTTATCAACGGCAGAGAAGAAATTATTGCTTTTTTAAAGCGTAAGTGGGCAAAAGAATTAGATTATCGCCTTGAGAAAAGACTTTGGAGTTTTATGGACAATCGTATTTCTGTTTGTTTTGAATACGAATGGCATGACGACGGGGGTTTTTGGTATCGCGCTTATGGTAACGAAAATTGGGAATTTGCCGAAAACGGCTTGATGAAAAGAAGAGAAGCCAGCATTAACGATGTTCCTATAAAAGAATCAGAAAGAAAATTTCTCTGGGAAAGAAAGCCATAA
- a CDS encoding pyridoxal phosphate-dependent aminotransferase, with protein sequence MSEAKLRFNSNSRMEAVQSPLIPVIGELIRQNPGTISLGQGVVSYPPPPEAIAYIQKFLCDPLNHKYQAVEGILPLVTAIATKLKTENQIEIGQNNCVVVTAGSNMGFMNAVLAITAAGDEIILNTPYYFNHEMAITMANCQPVLVATDANYQLQPKAIAEAITDKTKAVVTISPNNPTGVVYSSSALAEVNRLCRERGIYHLSDEAYEYFTYDGVKHFSPASLANSDRHTISLFSLSKAYGFASWRIGYMVIPQHLLMAVKKVQDTNLICPPVVSQYAALGAIEAGVSYCRNYLTDIALVREQLLQKLSTISDICTVAPTAGAFYFFLKVKTKIPDLELVKQLIKNYKVAVIPGSTFGMQDGCYLRVAYGALESSTAVEAIARLVMGLRQICQ encoded by the coding sequence ATGTCTGAGGCAAAACTAAGATTTAATTCAAATTCTCGCATGGAGGCGGTACAGTCGCCTTTAATTCCCGTAATTGGCGAACTAATCCGTCAAAATCCAGGTACGATTTCTTTAGGACAAGGAGTAGTATCTTATCCTCCTCCCCCAGAAGCGATCGCCTATATTCAAAAATTTCTCTGCGATCCTCTCAACCACAAATATCAAGCCGTAGAGGGAATTTTACCTTTAGTGACGGCGATCGCCACAAAACTAAAAACAGAAAATCAAATTGAAATCGGTCAAAATAACTGCGTTGTTGTGACGGCAGGGAGCAATATGGGGTTTATGAATGCTGTCCTCGCTATCACTGCGGCAGGAGATGAAATTATTCTCAATACTCCCTATTACTTCAATCACGAAATGGCAATTACGATGGCGAATTGTCAGCCTGTTTTAGTAGCTACCGACGCTAATTATCAATTGCAACCAAAAGCGATCGCTGAGGCAATTACCGACAAAACTAAAGCTGTAGTGACTATTTCGCCTAATAATCCTACAGGAGTGGTATATTCGTCATCGGCATTAGCAGAAGTAAATCGACTCTGTCGGGAACGAGGAATTTATCATCTTAGCGATGAAGCATACGAATATTTTACTTATGATGGCGTAAAGCATTTTTCTCCTGCTTCTCTAGCTAATAGCGATCGCCATACTATTTCTCTATTTAGTTTATCTAAAGCTTATGGCTTTGCTAGTTGGCGTATTGGCTATATGGTAATTCCCCAACATTTATTAATGGCAGTTAAAAAGGTGCAGGATACCAATCTGATTTGTCCACCTGTGGTTTCTCAATATGCTGCTTTAGGTGCGATCGAGGCTGGAGTTAGCTATTGTCGAAATTATTTAACAGATATAGCTTTGGTGCGCGAACAGTTACTGCAAAAATTAAGCACCATTAGCGATATCTGTACGGTAGCACCCACAGCAGGAGCGTTTTATTTCTTTCTCAAAGTAAAAACCAAAATTCCCGATCTGGAGTTAGTCAAACAGTTAATTAAAAACTATAAAGTTGCGGTTATTCCTGGTAGTACTTTTGGTATGCAAGATGGTTGCTATTTACGAGTTGCCTACGGTGCTTTAGAGTCATCTACGGCGGTTGAAGCGATCGCACGATTGGTCATGGGTTTACGGCAAATTTGCCAATAA
- a CDS encoding o-succinylbenzoate synthase encodes MRRLKAANKIYKFQFDTYQRRFRQPLQTSKGTWRVREGIIVSLTDESGKSGRGEIAPLPDFGSETLAQGLEFCQRFDSTITTAKIYQIGDCLPACQFAFESALLNLREKENSDSGIDLDYCYLLPAGTKALTAWQELERPYPSTFKWKIDVLSIAEEIAIFQKLVAALPPKSKLRLDANAGLDSQQTRQWLQVAEASNKVEFIEQPLSPNDFAEMLSLSKEYSTAIALDESVASFNQLETAYKRGWQGVYVIKAAIMGYPSRLLDFCQDKAIDVVFSSVFETEIGRQAVLNLAAKLPNRRAVGFGVNHWF; translated from the coding sequence ATAAGGAGACTGAAAGCCGCAAATAAAATCTATAAGTTTCAATTCGATACTTATCAACGCCGCTTTCGCCAACCGTTGCAAACTAGTAAAGGTACTTGGCGAGTGCGCGAAGGAATTATTGTTAGCCTGACAGACGAAAGTGGTAAAAGTGGTCGGGGTGAAATTGCTCCTCTCCCTGACTTTGGTTCGGAAACTCTGGCGCAGGGATTAGAATTTTGTCAACGATTTGATTCGACTATTACTACTGCTAAAATTTATCAAATTGGCGATTGCCTGCCTGCCTGTCAGTTTGCTTTTGAGTCGGCATTACTAAATTTAAGAGAAAAAGAAAATAGCGATAGCGGCATCGATCTAGATTACTGCTATTTATTACCCGCAGGAACAAAAGCTCTAACCGCCTGGCAAGAATTAGAGCGACCTTACCCTAGTACGTTTAAGTGGAAAATTGACGTGTTATCTATTGCCGAAGAAATTGCTATTTTTCAAAAATTAGTAGCAGCCTTACCCCCAAAGAGCAAACTAAGACTGGACGCTAATGCAGGATTAGACAGTCAGCAAACGCGGCAATGGTTACAAGTAGCAGAAGCAAGCAACAAGGTAGAGTTTATCGAACAACCTCTATCTCCCAATGACTTTGCTGAAATGCTGTCTTTAAGTAAAGAGTATTCTACAGCGATCGCCTTAGATGAATCTGTAGCTAGTTTCAACCAGCTTGAAACAGCCTATAAACGAGGTTGGCAGGGGGTTTACGTTATCAAAGCCGCAATTATGGGTTATCCAAGTCGCCTACTAGATTTTTGTCAGGACAAGGCGATCGATGTCGTTTTTTCCTCGGTGTTTGAAACCGAAATTGGTCGTCAAGCAGTATTAAATTTAGCTGCAAAACTACCAAACCGCCGCGCCGTTGGATTTGGAGTCAATCATTGGTTTTAA
- the crtR gene encoding beta-carotene hydroxylase: MQSVLTLRTVPKEYLKPPGGFNPNVLMTITAIALLSLSTCGYWLWNFPDWCCFSANVLALHLSGTVIHDASHNSAHSNRIVNAILGHSSALMLGFAFPVFTRVHLQHHAHVNDPQNDPDHYVSTGGPLWLIAARFFYHEIFFFKRRLWRKYELLEWFLSRLFLITVVALGIHYGFIGYVMNFWFVPALVVGITLGLFFDYLPHRPFQQRDRWKNARVYPSPILNLLILGQNYHLVHHLWPSIPWYKYQPAYYATKSLLDAKGCEQSLGLLDGKNFLGFLYDIFLGIRFHRHQQKNDD, encoded by the coding sequence ATGCAGTCGGTTTTGACGCTGCGAACAGTGCCAAAGGAGTATCTCAAACCTCCAGGAGGATTCAATCCCAACGTTTTAATGACCATTACGGCGATCGCGCTATTGAGCTTATCGACCTGTGGTTACTGGTTGTGGAATTTTCCCGACTGGTGCTGTTTTTCAGCTAACGTTCTGGCACTACACCTGTCGGGAACGGTTATTCATGATGCTTCTCATAATAGCGCGCACAGTAACCGTATTGTTAATGCTATTTTGGGACACAGCAGCGCACTAATGCTAGGATTTGCATTTCCTGTATTTACCAGGGTACACCTACAGCATCACGCTCACGTTAACGACCCTCAAAATGACCCCGATCATTATGTTTCTACAGGTGGACCTTTATGGTTAATTGCAGCGCGGTTTTTCTATCACGAAATTTTCTTTTTTAAACGGCGTTTATGGCGTAAATACGAGCTATTAGAGTGGTTTCTCAGTAGGTTGTTTTTAATAACAGTTGTCGCTTTGGGTATTCACTATGGTTTTATTGGTTACGTGATGAATTTTTGGTTTGTACCAGCACTGGTAGTAGGTATTACATTAGGATTATTTTTTGATTATTTGCCCCATCGTCCCTTTCAACAGCGCGATCGCTGGAAAAATGCCAGAGTTTATCCCAGTCCCATACTAAATTTATTAATTTTGGGACAAAATTACCATTTGGTACATCATCTTTGGCCTTCCATTCCCTGGTACAAATATCAGCCAGCTTATTATGCAACTAAATCTCTTTTAGATGCCAAAGGGTGCGAACAGTCTTTAGGATTGTTAGATGGTAAAAATTTCTTAGGATTTCTGTACGATATCTTTCTAGGCATACGTTTTCATCGTCATCAACAGAAAAATGACGATTGA
- the purE gene encoding 5-(carboxyamino)imidazole ribonucleotide mutase produces MSESTAKISIIMGSDSDLPTMEKAIAICEEFEVECEIEIVSAHRTPEYMVTYAKQAHHRGIKVIIAGAGGAAHLPGMVAALTPLPVIGVPVATRHLQGLDSLYSIVQMPRGIPVATVAIGNAQNAGLLAVQILATHNVELQQSVEQYRQNLSQSVRDKQERLNELGYRDYLAQM; encoded by the coding sequence GTGAGTGAAAGTACAGCAAAAATCAGCATAATTATGGGTAGCGATTCGGATCTACCGACAATGGAGAAGGCGATCGCTATCTGCGAAGAATTTGAAGTTGAATGTGAAATAGAAATCGTTTCGGCGCACCGCACTCCCGAATATATGGTGACTTATGCCAAACAAGCACATCATAGGGGTATTAAAGTAATTATTGCTGGAGCGGGTGGTGCGGCACATTTGCCAGGAATGGTAGCCGCTCTCACTCCTTTACCCGTAATTGGCGTTCCAGTTGCTACCAGACATTTGCAGGGTTTAGATTCTCTTTATTCAATAGTTCAAATGCCGAGGGGAATTCCCGTAGCTACAGTGGCAATTGGCAATGCTCAAAATGCTGGATTATTAGCGGTACAAATTTTGGCTACTCATAATGTAGAACTACAGCAGAGTGTAGAACAATATCGCCAAAACTTATCTCAGTCAGTACGAGATAAGCAGGAGCGATTAAATGAACTCGGTTATCGAGATTACCTAGCACAAATGTAG